A part of Rhipicephalus microplus isolate Deutch F79 chromosome 8, USDA_Rmic, whole genome shotgun sequence genomic DNA contains:
- the LOC119185134 gene encoding uncharacterized protein LOC119185134: MRTALERELRKEIRDVKTSLDFFNKQFEEISALCSRLEKENGELKAQNDVLKTDCSQLKQVVLNNERRTTALEQYSRNRNIEVKNVPFVEGERLTRVVQKIGEAVGESVKEDDIEICHRVTAKDASCPHIVVQFNNRSKRDAVLEKAKKLRLTTADIGFPGKTFVYVNEHLCSQLKKLLGQTVARKKEAEWRFAWTKGGKIFARKDEKSRVLQITTESDLEKIV; encoded by the coding sequence ATGCGGACTGCCCTGGAGAGAGAGCTGCGTAAGGAAATACGTGATGTGAAAACAAGTCTAGACTTTTTTAATAAGCAGTTTGAAGAAATTTCGGCTCTGTGCTCGCggcttgaaaaagaaaacggtGAGCTAAAGGCTCAAAATGATGTTCTGAAGACTGATTGCAGTCAGCTGAAGCAGGTCGTTCTCAACAATGAACGTAGGACTACCGCCCTAGAACAGTACTCGCGAAACCGAAATATTGAAGTGAAAAATGTTCCTTTCGTGGAGGGTGAACGGTTGACCAGGGTCGTTCAGAAGATTGGTGAAGCTGTCGGCGAATCAGTGAAAGAAGATGACATAGAAATTTGCCATCGCGTGACTGCTAAGGATGCATCTTGCCCTCATATTGTTGTGCAGTTCAACAACCGGTCTAAGCGAGACGCAGTTCTGGAAAAGGCGAAAAAGTTGCGCTTAACGACAGCTGATATTGGTTTCCCAGGAAAGACATTTGTCTACGTCAATGAACACCTATGCTCACAGTTAAAAAAACTACTGGGACAAACTGTAGCGCGCAAGAAGGAAGCCGAATGGCGATTTGCCTGGACGAAAGGCGGCAAAATTTTTGCGCGAAAGGATGAGAAGTCGAGGGTGCTTCAGATAACTACTGAGAGCGATCTCGAAAAGATTGTTTAA